In Mercenaria mercenaria strain notata unplaced genomic scaffold, MADL_Memer_1 contig_622, whole genome shotgun sequence, a genomic segment contains:
- the LOC123557828 gene encoding uncharacterized protein LOC123557828 isoform X1 has protein sequence MDQAPGYGKDNITSVNESPMKAEEYKSSRKCESVENKDVAVKDNTQLNINPTKIKGDDFADAIQSKDENDIIEHFDTKPDQSEITVETRCIEENCKHQRCDPCLFDEIETEAIAFCIYCVDYLCTGCVRDHRRSRMTRTHKVLEGNDMPKDPSAFKMLKSIMSCSHHPEMEVSFECKDHGTFICSSCLAVNHRKCDEVTEVSKTSMEGGGGEPVLRDLLITFHERTVLVRTAKEENIKQLHMDQACITKERAEFVEKIYQHVSTLDEGCKSETERVLTDAVAELEKEVNDCKEMEKVTTKHLELLDVTMKYGNTAELNVISKLILKQANLLKDDKKTQDKHTDIHLKFSENQSWAGLSSIGKAFIVKCKGTEMILESSSDALEDAPDNVEDTVERNKKNRKLPESNPLINSSVSRTRIMHDISGNLNRSKLKCSLTRVLILSDGHIAVSDYRNQTIKLLKSDFSVKNECSLEGKPIDMCRISDSYLAILLDGKKMIYRYIFTDDLTNINGFSTKLYPISIDMSLETDIRCIVLFSDKMKDTPKRSNNDIIEVQVRSLRDGAIIRQLTNFKSKSSIEMILENTGRIRVIPKNQNAFLISENSILHCFDTDKANSYNLKENWYFKSYKDNIIDGISDITVDKEGNIYVCGKGSKNIHQISGRNFMYNRILLSVPGIPLSVCVDDEKRRLIVGCENDDFIYVATLE, from the coding sequence ATGGATCAAGCGCCTGGATATGGAAAAGACAATATTACTTCAGTGAATGAAAGTCCAATGAAGGCTGAAGAATACAAATCAAGCCGTAAATGCGAGTCTGTCGAAAATAAAGATGTTGCAGTTAAAGACAATACACAGCTGAATATCAATCCGACGAAAATAAAAGGAGATGATTTTGCAGATGCTATCCAATCAAAAGATGAAAATGACATTATAGAACACTTTGATACCAAACCTGACCAGAGTGAAATAACAGTGGAAACCAGATGTATTGAAGAAAATTGTAAACATCAAAGATGTGACCCTTGTCTTTTTGACGAAATTGAAACAGAAGCGATTGCATTTTGCATTTATTGTGTTGATTATCTTTGCACAGGTTGTGTTCGTGATCACAGAAGAAGTAGAATGACAAGGACCCATAAAGTGCTTGAAGGCAATGACATGCCGAAAGATCCTAGTGCCTTTAAAATGTTAAAGTCAATAATGTCATGCTCTCATCATCCTGAAATGGAGGTTTCCTTTGAATGCAAAGACCATGGGACATTTATCTGTAGCAGTTGTTTGGCTGTGAATCATAGAAAATGTGATGAAGTAACTGAAGTTTCTAAGACGTCAATGGAAGGCGGCGGCGGAGAACCTGTATTGAGAGATTTGCTCATAACATTTCATGAAAGAACGGTTTTAGTACGAACAGctaaagaagaaaatataaaacagttgCATATGGATCAGGCGTGTATCACAAAAGAACGAGCAGAATTTGTAGAGAAGATTTATCAACATGTGTCGACACTTGACGAAGGCTGCAAATCTGAAACAGAAAGGGTTTTGACAGATGCAGTAGCAGAGCTAGAAAAAGAAGTCAATGACTGTAAAGAAATGGAAAAAGTAACAACAAAGCACTTGGAACTTCTTGATGTGACAATGAAGTATGGCAATACTGCTGAACTGAATGTAATATCTAAGCTGATATTAAAACAAGCCAACCTTTTGAAAGACGACAAAAAGACGCAGGACAAACATACAGATATACATCTAAAATTCAGTGAGAATCAGAGTTGGGCAGGCTTATCATCGATTGGAAAGGCATTCATTGTAAAATGCAAAGGGACAGAAATGATACTAGAAAGTTCTAGTGACGCTTTGGAAGATGCGCCAGACAACGTTGAAGACActgttgaaagaaataaaaaaaatagaaaactacCAGAAAGTAACCCTTTAATTAATAGTTCGGTCAGCAGAACAAGAATCATGCACGACATAAGTGGAAATCTCAATAGGTCAAAattgaaatgttctttaacaAGAGTGCTCATTTTGTCTGATGGACATATTGCTGTAAGTGATTACAGAAACCAAACTATCAAACTTCTTAAGTCGGATTTCTCTGTGAAAAACGAATGTAGTTTGGAAGGAAAACCAATAGATATGTGTCGAATCTCAGACAGTTATCTGGCTATTTTACTTGATGGTAAAAAGATGATTTACAGATACATATTCACAGATGACCTAACCAATATTAATGGATTTTCTACGAAACTCTATCCGATCAGTATTGACATGTCCCTGGAAACTGACATTCGTTGTATTGTCTTGTTTTCGGACAAAATGAAAGATACACCAAAACGAAGTAATAACGATATAATCGAGGTACAAGTACGAAGCCTGCGTGATGGGGCAATCATTAGGCAGTTAACAAATTTCAAAAGCAAATCATCGATTGAAATGATTTTGGAAAACACTGGTCGTATACGCGTGATACCAAAAAATCAAAACGCGTTCCTCATTTCAGAAAACAGCATATTACACTGCTTTGATACAGACAAGGCAAATTCATATAATCTTAAAGAGAACTGGTACTTCAAGAGTTACAAAGATAACATTATAGATGGTATATCTGATATCACTGTGGACAAGGAAGGAAATATTTATGTTTGCGGAAAGGGCTCGAAAAATATCCACCAGATATCTGGAAGAAATTTTATGTACAACAGAATACTACTATCGGTACCCGGCATCCCACTGTCTGTCTGTGTAGATGACGAAAAGAGACGTCTTATTGTGGGGTGCGAAAATGATGACTTCATCTACGTGGCTACATTAGAGTGA